The following nucleotide sequence is from Mesorhizobium sp. J8.
GGCGAAAGCGTCGATATCGGCGGACCGAAGCCGCTGGTCGATCTGATGCCGCAAGCCTGGCAGGACAGGCTGCGCCGGACGGCGTACATTCCCTCGCTTGCCTATCGGCTGGCGATGATCGCCGCCGGCAAGCTCGACGCGACCTTCGTCAAGCCGAACGCGCATGACTGGGACATCGCCGCCGCCGACCTCATCCTCACCGAGGCCGGCGGCGCGCTGCTTGATCGCGCCGGCAAGCCGCCGCGCTACGCCGGCGAGGTGATCAACCACGGCGCGCTCGCCGCAGGCAGCGGCGAACTGCTCGGCGTGCTGGCCGGCGTAATTGCCGGCCTTGACCAAGGGTGAGTCGGCCCGCAGTTCCAAAATCGGCCACTTTGGGCTAAACATCTCACAAAATTCATGAATCTGCGAAGGATCGGCATGGCCGTGGAAGACGGAAAGAAACAGCTTTTGCACCTTGTGTTTGGCGGCGAGCTGAAAAAGCTGGGCGGAACCGAGTTTCGTGACCTGGACGCGCTCGACATCGTCGGAATCTACCCCGACTATCAATCGGCGCACGCCGCTTGGAAGGCGAAGGCGCAGGCCAGTGTCGACAATGCCCACATGCGTTATTTCGTTGTTCATCTGCACCGTTTGCTCGATCCAGACTCGAAGGCCGGCGGTTGACGTCGATGGAGCATGAAGCGGTGAAAGGGGCGACCCGGCGGCGCGCCGCCAGGCGCGGCGGAACGCGCACGCTATGGCGGCGCATCCGCGAGCCTTTGGCGCAGTCGAGTTTCGTTAAGAACTTCATCGCCAGCCTGTTCGCCTGGTTCCTGCGCCTGATTCGGCTCACCAGCCCGCTGGTCGAGGGCTCGACCCAGGTTGCCGGCGGCGCCTATGCGCATCTCGAGCCCGGCATCATCGCGCTCTGGCACGGTCAGCATCTTCTCACCCCTGCCTACTATCCCAAGGGCCGGAAGCTGGTCGCCATGGTCTCGCGCAGCGCCGATGCCGAGCTTCAGGCGCAGATGCTCGAGAAGTTCGGCATCGAGGCCGTGCGCGGCTCCGGCGGCCGCGACAGTTCGAGGCATCTCGACAAAGGCGGCGCCAAAGCCCTGATCGCACTAAAGAAATCCCTCGTGATCGGCAAGAACGTCGCCATGATCGCCGACATTCCGAACGGCACGCCGCGCGATGCCGGGCTCGGCATCGTCCTTCTGGCAAAGCTTTCCGGCCGGCCGATCCTGCCCTCGGCCATCGCCACCAGCCGCCGCAAGGTGCTGGAGAAGAGCTGGGACAAGACCACCATCAACCTTCCCTTCGGCCGCTCGGCAGTCATCGTGGGCCCGCCTGTCTTCGTGCCGGCCGATGCCGACGACGCCGAGATGGAACGCAAGCGACAGGAGGTCACGGCCTCCCTCAACGCCGCGACGGCCGAGGCCTATCGCCTCGTGGATGGCGGCTAATGAGCGAGCGTTGGGCGCGCGTGGCCCTGACGGCCTACCGCTATGCGGGGGCGGCCGCCTATCCGCTGATCGGTCCCTATGTCGCCTGGCGTGCCTCGCGCGGCAAGGAGGATCGCGCCCGCCGGCGCGAGCGCTACGGCGTTGCGGGGCGTCCGCGGCCGGAAGGGCCGGTGATCTGGATCCATGCGGCGAGCGTCGGCGAGACGATCGCGGTGGTGCCGCTGGTCGAGAGCATCCTCGACTATGGGGTCAACATCGTTCTGACCACCGGCACGGTGACGTCGGCCAAGGTCGCCGAAGAGCGCCTCGGCAGCCGCATCATCCACCAATATGTGCCGCTCGACCTCAAGCCGGCGGTAAGTCGTTTCCTCGATCACTGGCGGCCGGAACTGGCGATCATCGCCGAATCGGAAATCTGGCCGATGACCATCCTGGAGCTCGGCGCGCGCAACGTGCCGCAGGTTCTGGTCAACGGCCGGCTGTCGGACCGTTCCTTCATGTCCTGGAAGAAGCGCGCCAGTGTTGCCGAGGCGCTGTTCGAAAACCTTGCCCATGTCATCGCCCAGTCGGATGTCGACGGCGAGCGGTTCCGCGCGCTCGGCGCCCGGCCGGTCACCGTATCCGGCAACCTCAAGGTCGACACCAACCCGCCGCCGGCCGACGAGCGGGCCTTGGCCACCTTGCAGCGCCAGGTCGGAGAGCGCCCGACCTGGGCGGCGATCTCGACCCATGACGGCGAGGAGGTCGTGGCCGCCGAGGTCCATGCCAGCCTGCACAGGCGCCATCATGGGCTCTTGACCATCGTCGTGCCGCGCCATCCCGACCGCGCCGATGCGCTTGCCGCACAGATTTCCGGCATGGGCCTTTCGGTGGCAAGGCGCAGCAAGGGCGACCGCATCTCGCCCGATACCGATATCCTTCTCGGCGACACGATCGGCGAAATGGGCCTTTATTTGAGGCTGACCGAGATCGCGTTCGTCGGCCGCTCGCTGACGTCGGAAGGCGGCCAGAATCCGCTCGAGCCGGCAATGCTCGAAACCGCCGTGCTGGCCGGACGCAACGTGCAGAATTTCCGCGAGGCCTATCAGCGCCTGCTCGACAGCGGCGGCGCCAAGCTGGTGCGCGACCGCGATATGCTGACCGGTGCCGTCAACTTCCTTTTGACCAACGAGGCGGCGCGCCACGAAATGATGGCGGCGGGTGCTGCCACCGTCGACGAGATGCGCGGCGCGCTCGCCCGCACGCTGAAATCGCTGGAGCCCTATATCCAGCCGCTGGTCGTCAAGGCGCGCCTGAAAGGCGCTAACGGGCGCTAGCGCATGACGCTAAGAATAGTGGGACAGCTGCGATGACCAGCGAAGCGCCGCCCTTCTGGTGGGAAAAGCCGGACTGGCGCGTGCTTGCGCTGTCGCCGGCATCGGCGGTCTATGGACTGGTCGCCGGCCGGCGCATGCGCCATGCTCCGCGCGAGAAGGTCGCGGCACCCGTGCTGTGCGTCGGCAATCTCACCGTCGGCGGCAGCGGCAAGACGCCGGTCGCCATCGCCTTGGCCAAGCAAGCCAAGCGAATGCAGCTCACGCCAGGCTTCCTGTCGCGCGGCCACGGCGGCTCGTTCGCCAAGCCGCATGTCGTCGATGCGCATCACGACGCCGCCAAGCATGTCGGCGACGAGCCGCTGCTCCTGGCCGAGCATGCGCCCGTCGCGGTGACGGCGAACCGTGCCGCCGGCGCGAAGCTGCTTATAGAGCAACATGGCTGCGACTTTCTGATCATGGATGACGGGTTCCAGTCGGCGCGCATCCATATCGATTACGCACTGGTGGTGGTCGACGCCCGCTTCGGCATCGGCAATGGCCGCGTCATCCCGGGCGGGCCGCTCCGCGCCAAGGTCGTCGACCAGCTCGTGTACACCAGCGGCTTGTTGAAGATGGGCGAGGGCGCCGCCGCCGATGGCGTCGTGCGCCAGGCGGCGCGCGCCGGGCGGCCGATCTTCCTGGCGCATGTCGA
It contains:
- the lpxK gene encoding tetraacyldisaccharide 4'-kinase — encoded protein: MTSEAPPFWWEKPDWRVLALSPASAVYGLVAGRRMRHAPREKVAAPVLCVGNLTVGGSGKTPVAIALAKQAKRMQLTPGFLSRGHGGSFAKPHVVDAHHDAAKHVGDEPLLLAEHAPVAVTANRAAGAKLLIEQHGCDFLIMDDGFQSARIHIDYALVVVDARFGIGNGRVIPGGPLRAKVVDQLVYTSGLLKMGEGAAADGVVRQAARAGRPIFLAHVEPADPSRFAGGRFLAFAAIGHPEKFFDTVRGAGGEVVQSRAFPDHHFYAQDELAELLLLARREGLRLVTTAKDAARLRHGETPAGFLDQLDVLDIEAVFELDHVPERIIDETLDAWRQRKMRG
- a CDS encoding lysophospholipid acyltransferase family protein, whose translation is MEHEAVKGATRRRAARRGGTRTLWRRIREPLAQSSFVKNFIASLFAWFLRLIRLTSPLVEGSTQVAGGAYAHLEPGIIALWHGQHLLTPAYYPKGRKLVAMVSRSADAELQAQMLEKFGIEAVRGSGGRDSSRHLDKGGAKALIALKKSLVIGKNVAMIADIPNGTPRDAGLGIVLLAKLSGRPILPSAIATSRRKVLEKSWDKTTINLPFGRSAVIVGPPVFVPADADDAEMERKRQEVTASLNAATAEAYRLVDGG
- the waaA gene encoding lipid IV(A) 3-deoxy-D-manno-octulosonic acid transferase; the encoded protein is MSERWARVALTAYRYAGAAAYPLIGPYVAWRASRGKEDRARRRERYGVAGRPRPEGPVIWIHAASVGETIAVVPLVESILDYGVNIVLTTGTVTSAKVAEERLGSRIIHQYVPLDLKPAVSRFLDHWRPELAIIAESEIWPMTILELGARNVPQVLVNGRLSDRSFMSWKKRASVAEALFENLAHVIAQSDVDGERFRALGARPVTVSGNLKVDTNPPPADERALATLQRQVGERPTWAAISTHDGEEVVAAEVHASLHRRHHGLLTIVVPRHPDRADALAAQISGMGLSVARRSKGDRISPDTDILLGDTIGEMGLYLRLTEIAFVGRSLTSEGGQNPLEPAMLETAVLAGRNVQNFREAYQRLLDSGGAKLVRDRDMLTGAVNFLLTNEAARHEMMAAGAATVDEMRGALARTLKSLEPYIQPLVVKARLKGANGR
- a CDS encoding DUF4170 domain-containing protein, yielding MAVEDGKKQLLHLVFGGELKKLGGTEFRDLDALDIVGIYPDYQSAHAAWKAKAQASVDNAHMRYFVVHLHRLLDPDSKAGG